AGAAAAAAAATTAGATGTTGTTAAAATATAAAAACATTAAAACAACAGAGATTTATCCCGCTGGATATGTTTATAATACATTAAAAAATGGAATAATTGGGATTTTATCCTACGGAGTGAATACGCAAGTAACTGAAACCGGACTCAATAAAATTACAAGTCCACTTGATGATTTGAATATCTTCATTGGAATTAAAGGTTCGTGATAACTAGATTATTGGATTTATCACGCACATTTTAGGTATAACTAACTTACAAAACAACATGTAGAGGAAGAAATGAAACAAGAGAGAATAGTGAGGTCAGATAATATTAGTAAATGGCTGAAAAATGGAGAGCAAAGCAAGATAAAAAAGAAAGTAATTGAGATTATTTCTGAATTTATCGGAAGTGATTTTGAAAAGGTCATGAGCATTTTGAGTTGGAAGAACAAAAATCTGAAAAGATGTACTGATCAGGAAAAAGTAGTTCAAATTTTTGCTACGAGAAATGTTTCTGAAGTTTTGAAGGAAATGATGAGTACAGGATGTCATGACGACGCACTCATCGTTGCAACCTTTTGCAGAGCAGTTGGAATTCCTGCAAAATATGTGATT
This genomic window from Candidatus Cloacimonadota bacterium contains:
- a CDS encoding transglutaminase-like domain-containing protein, with translation MKQERIVRSDNISKWLKNGEQSKIKKKVIEIISEFIGSDFEKVMSILSWKNKNLKRCTDQEKVVQIFATRNVSEVLKEMMSTGCHDDALIVATFCRAVGIPAKYVIGINKLDPKNRGHCVVELFLHDRWILVDQSRGSVFIYPERSDFYRMNFIIGKGLDSWDLGISSFKTWEEKSNRIIDLVNSF